A genomic segment from Nocardia cyriacigeorgica GUH-2 encodes:
- a CDS encoding MMPL family transporter — MISTGSQRWGRFVYRHRYLVFAVFLLAVALSGFYGRDLSGRLTQEGWFDESSESVAASKLADATFGRDTDSDLILLYTAPEGRTVDDPQVREAVTAQLAGLIGEHPDRILKIDSYWDSAFTSGFADDSRTHAFASVGLRGEGTATVDNYTAIKSDLRAGEPGAGPAGTTVQLAGLQPVVEGINHGMQDDIHRAELIALPIVAILLYFVFGGVIAALLPVLIGGMTILGTQGIMRLLTDHIEVNVFASAVVTLVSLGLAIDYGLFTVTRFREELAAGRSVEDAVARTVATAGRTVLFSAAIIAVSLGALLIYPNGVLRSVPYGGISSVLLAAVLSVTALPAVLAIVGHRIDLWGWHRFSKSKTAAEIDAGFFSRLAVLAMKRPWLVIVPIVLALLALIVPFRHIEFGGLSERYLADDNPARVAQEKFDELFPGFRTEPLKLVVVGADPQQLSDIRFQANHTPGLTGPFEPAAPTKDGINVLNAGLVDERAADTAIATLRAIDAPEGVQVMVAGVPALERDSINGLIEGLPLLAAILVAAALTLMYLAFRSMVLAIKAVAMSALSLGATLGILTWIFVEGHGADLFDFTPGPLMFAVLVLIVTVVFGLSTDYEVFLLSRMSEARAEGADPPEAIRYGIAHTGGVITSAAAILIVVTGAFGFSDLVLMKYIAYGMIAALILDATVVRMLLTPALLKLIWRDRRRPARVEQAAETAQAEKAADPA; from the coding sequence ATGATCTCCACTGGCTCGCAACGGTGGGGGCGGTTCGTCTACCGCCACCGCTATCTCGTCTTCGCCGTGTTCCTGCTCGCGGTCGCCCTGTCCGGTTTCTACGGCCGCGACCTGTCGGGCCGGCTGACCCAGGAGGGCTGGTTCGACGAATCCAGCGAATCGGTCGCCGCGTCGAAACTGGCCGACGCCACCTTCGGCCGCGACACCGACAGCGACCTGATCCTGCTCTACACCGCCCCCGAGGGCCGCACCGTCGACGACCCGCAGGTGCGGGAGGCGGTCACCGCGCAACTGGCCGGGTTGATCGGCGAGCATCCCGACCGCATCCTCAAGATCGACAGCTACTGGGACAGCGCGTTCACCAGCGGCTTCGCCGACGACTCGCGCACCCACGCGTTCGCCAGCGTCGGCTTGCGCGGGGAAGGCACCGCCACCGTCGACAACTACACCGCCATCAAATCCGACCTGCGCGCCGGTGAACCGGGCGCCGGGCCCGCGGGGACCACGGTCCAGCTGGCCGGGCTGCAACCGGTGGTGGAGGGCATCAACCACGGCATGCAGGACGACATCCACCGCGCCGAGCTGATCGCGCTGCCGATCGTGGCGATCTTGCTGTATTTCGTGTTCGGTGGCGTGATCGCCGCGTTGCTGCCGGTGCTGATCGGCGGGATGACCATCCTGGGCACCCAGGGCATCATGCGGCTGCTCACCGACCACATCGAGGTAAACGTGTTCGCCAGCGCCGTGGTGACGCTGGTGAGCCTGGGCCTGGCCATCGACTACGGGCTGTTCACCGTCACCCGGTTCCGGGAGGAACTGGCCGCCGGGCGCAGCGTCGAGGACGCGGTGGCCCGCACCGTCGCCACCGCCGGGCGCACCGTGTTGTTCTCGGCGGCGATCATCGCCGTCAGCCTGGGCGCGCTGCTCATCTACCCGAACGGGGTGTTGCGGTCGGTGCCCTACGGCGGCATCAGTTCGGTGCTGCTGGCGGCGGTGCTGTCGGTGACGGCGCTGCCCGCGGTGCTGGCCATCGTCGGGCATCGCATCGACCTGTGGGGCTGGCATCGGTTCTCGAAGTCCAAGACCGCCGCCGAGATCGACGCCGGGTTCTTCTCCCGGCTGGCGGTGCTGGCGATGAAGCGGCCGTGGCTGGTGATCGTGCCGATCGTGCTGGCGCTGCTGGCGTTGATCGTGCCGTTCCGTCACATCGAGTTCGGCGGGCTGAGCGAACGCTATCTCGCCGACGACAACCCGGCGCGGGTGGCGCAGGAGAAGTTCGACGAGCTGTTCCCCGGTTTCCGCACCGAACCGCTGAAACTGGTGGTGGTCGGCGCGGATCCGCAGCAGCTCAGCGATATCCGCTTCCAGGCCAACCACACTCCCGGACTCACCGGGCCGTTCGAGCCGGCCGCTCCCACCAAGGACGGCATCAACGTCCTGAATGCCGGTCTGGTCGACGAACGCGCCGCCGACACCGCGATTGCCACCCTGCGTGCCATCGACGCACCCGAGGGGGTACAGGTGATGGTGGCCGGGGTACCCGCCCTGGAACGTGACAGCATCAACGGCCTCATCGAAGGCCTGCCGCTACTGGCGGCGATCCTGGTAGCGGCCGCACTGACGTTGATGTATCTGGCGTTCCGGTCCATGGTGCTGGCGATCAAGGCGGTGGCGATGTCGGCACTGAGCCTTGGCGCCACCCTCGGCATCCTGACCTGGATCTTCGTCGAAGGCCACGGCGCGGACCTGTTCGATTTCACCCCCGGTCCGCTGATGTTCGCGGTGCTGGTGCTGATCGTGACCGTGGTGTTCGGCCTGTCCACCGACTACGAGGTGTTTCTGCTGTCGCGGATGTCGGAGGCCCGCGCCGAGGGCGCCGACCCGCCCGAGGCGATCCGCTACGGCATCGCCCACACCGGCGGGGTGATCACCTCGGCGGCGGCGATCCTCATCGTCGTGACGGGAGCGTTCGGGTTCTCCGATCTGGTGCTGATGAAATACATCGCCTACGGCATGATCGCAGCACTCATCCTGGACGCGACGGTGGTGCGGATGCTGCTGACGCCCGCGCTGTTGAAACTCATCTGGCGTGATCGGCGCCGACCCGCCCGCGTCGAGCAGGCCGCGGAAACCGCTCAGGCCGAGAAGGCCGCGGACCCGGCCTGA
- a CDS encoding YncE family protein: MRPRGSVPAILAGVTVLALLAGCSSETDPDKVPTRDPATAAVSPEQATTPAGSVQAVPAPIGALVAEARTGRIAALDARPDTAAVYLIDPANPAPEATKTVALAAPGATVVQGAPGEVLIPTTGRVLRVDVTTGAVTEIPVDGDARSVHPGADGGLIVGTADGRVLWLDAQGRVGDSVDGLISADALAVAGDRVAVLDRRQTSITEIDPAEDHLGLALRAGDGATHMIGDRFGRIVVTDTAGGELLVYTTGPLVLHQRFPVRSSPYALAYDQRSDTVWVTCTQSNEVVGFDLSTGIPEEVGRYPTVGQPNSVTVDERSGDLFVGSATGDGLQRIRADERKRGQ; this comes from the coding sequence ATGCGCCCACGCGGCTCGGTCCCCGCAATACTGGCAGGTGTGACGGTGCTGGCATTGCTGGCGGGCTGTTCGTCCGAGACCGACCCGGACAAGGTGCCAACCCGTGATCCTGCCACCGCCGCCGTCTCTCCCGAACAGGCCACCACCCCCGCCGGCTCCGTGCAGGCGGTGCCCGCGCCGATCGGCGCACTCGTCGCCGAGGCGCGGACCGGCCGGATCGCCGCCCTGGACGCGCGCCCCGACACGGCCGCGGTCTACCTCATCGACCCGGCGAATCCCGCGCCGGAAGCGACCAAGACCGTCGCGCTGGCGGCTCCCGGCGCCACCGTGGTGCAGGGCGCGCCCGGCGAAGTGCTGATCCCCACGACCGGGCGGGTGCTGCGCGTGGACGTCACCACCGGTGCCGTCACCGAGATCCCCGTCGACGGCGACGCGCGTTCGGTGCACCCGGGTGCCGACGGCGGGCTCATCGTCGGCACCGCCGACGGCCGGGTGCTCTGGCTCGACGCGCAGGGCCGGGTCGGCGACAGCGTGGACGGGCTGATCTCGGCGGATGCGCTGGCCGTGGCCGGTGACCGGGTGGCGGTGCTGGATCGCCGCCAGACCTCGATCACCGAGATCGACCCCGCTGAAGACCACCTCGGGCTGGCGCTGCGTGCCGGTGACGGGGCCACCCACATGATCGGTGACCGGTTCGGGCGCATCGTCGTCACCGACACCGCCGGCGGGGAACTGCTGGTGTACACGACCGGACCGCTCGTGTTGCATCAGCGTTTCCCGGTAAGATCGTCGCCTTACGCACTCGCCTACGACCAACGGTCGGACACCGTCTGGGTGACGTGCACGCAGAGCAACGAAGTCGTCGGTTTCGACCTGTCGACGGGTATACCGGAGGAAGTGGGCCGCTACCCCACCGTCGGGCAACCGAACTCGGTGACCGTCGATGAGCGCAGCGGCGATCTGTTCGTCGGGTCCGCGACCGGTGACGGTCTGCAGCGGATCCGTGCGGACGAGCGGAAGAGAGGGCAGTGA
- a CDS encoding DUF5703 family protein — protein sequence MAASRRAALPAGWETSTDDYEYVPLRLPPDVTRVTASMRLAIQAEYGGWELSRVRAYTDGSRRVLLRRRRTPLSSPVTSGPGM from the coding sequence ATGGCAGCGAGCCGGCGCGCGGCGCTACCGGCCGGCTGGGAAACCAGCACCGACGACTACGAATACGTGCCGCTGCGGCTGCCACCGGATGTGACCAGGGTGACCGCGTCGATGCGGCTGGCGATCCAGGCCGAGTACGGCGGCTGGGAACTGTCGCGGGTGCGCGCCTACACCGACGGCAGCCGCCGAGTCCTGCTGCGGCGCCGCCGCACCCCGCTGAGCAGCCCGGTCACCTCCGGGCCGGGGATGTGA
- a CDS encoding quinone-dependent dihydroorotate dehydrogenase, whose protein sequence is MYRLLLRVMFLVPPERIHHLVFAVLRAATAFPPSRSVLERLLVNHDPILRSTVFGVEFPAPLGLAAGFDKNATGADAWGPMGFGFAEIGTVTAQAQPGNPAPRLFRLPADRALINRMGFNNEGAAAAAARLHARRRPTVPIGANIGKTKIVEPEHAAEDYATSARLLGPLADFVVVNVSSPNTPGLRDLQAVESLRPLLRAVLDTVEVPVLVKIAPDLSDDDIDAVADLAVELGLAGIVATNTTIGRDGLASDAATVEQIGAGGLSGPPVADRSLEVLRRLYARVGDRLVLVSVGGIETVDQAWERIRAGASLLQGYTGFIYGGLLWTRRIHRGLAQKLRENGYASLAEAVGSEHTAPA, encoded by the coding sequence CTGTACCGATTATTGCTGCGGGTGATGTTCCTGGTTCCGCCCGAGCGCATCCACCATCTCGTCTTCGCCGTCCTGCGCGCGGCCACCGCGTTCCCGCCCTCGCGGTCTGTGCTCGAGCGGCTGCTGGTCAACCACGATCCGATCCTGCGTAGCACCGTGTTCGGGGTCGAATTCCCGGCGCCGCTGGGGTTGGCCGCGGGCTTCGACAAGAACGCCACCGGCGCCGACGCGTGGGGTCCGATGGGTTTCGGGTTCGCCGAGATCGGCACCGTCACCGCGCAGGCCCAGCCCGGGAACCCGGCGCCGCGTCTGTTCCGGCTGCCCGCCGACCGGGCGCTGATCAACCGCATGGGTTTCAACAACGAGGGCGCGGCCGCCGCCGCGGCGCGACTGCATGCCCGGCGCCGCCCGACGGTGCCGATCGGGGCCAATATCGGCAAGACCAAGATCGTCGAACCCGAGCACGCCGCCGAGGACTACGCCACCAGCGCCCGGCTGCTGGGTCCACTGGCCGATTTCGTCGTGGTCAACGTCAGCTCCCCCAACACTCCCGGCCTGCGTGATCTGCAAGCAGTGGAGTCGCTGCGTCCGCTGCTGCGCGCGGTGCTCGACACCGTCGAGGTGCCGGTGCTGGTGAAGATCGCACCGGATCTGTCCGACGACGATATCGACGCCGTCGCCGATCTGGCGGTGGAGCTGGGGCTGGCCGGGATCGTGGCCACCAACACCACCATCGGCCGTGACGGGCTGGCCAGTGACGCGGCCACCGTCGAGCAGATCGGGGCGGGTGGGCTGTCGGGTCCGCCGGTGGCCGATCGTTCCCTCGAGGTGCTGCGCAGGCTGTACGCCCGGGTCGGTGACCGGCTGGTGCTGGTGTCGGTGGGCGGTATCGAAACCGTCGATCAGGCGTGGGAACGCATCCGCGCGGGGGCGAGCTTGTTGCAGGGCTACACCGGATTCATCTACGGCGGGCTGCTGTGGACGCGCCGCATTCATCGGGGGCTGGCGCAGAAGCTGCGCGAGAACGGCTACGCGAGCCTGGCCGAGGCCGTGGGCTCGGAGCACACCGCGCCCGCCTGA
- a CDS encoding PfkB family carbohydrate kinase, with the protein MVQQDSGMVAVRNILTRLCKRSGLSPERLRTTEIDVGPLLDLPAVRRHAHRTGLSPEEAVLPVVRDLARHLPATHRLITDAELSLGLLREDTPDGVDLDRLYAQDLGERREYLTQQWQLLHEAADADHIPPAPTVRSLRATPERRAFSALAGLLTTGPVFGSPVDAGITVTTTDAHEPAPGVLTVIGDAVIDHIYRVDHVPAAGTSTRGSFEAHPGGKGLNRAVAAARLGLDVRLVAAVGDDEAGRQILDYLRAENVDTELVSIVRDAATPVTSVMITATGVAASIGCKDDRIRLGERELTGPALNGALAASDAILLTFEQPLPVIEQVMARVRRMRPRPLLMVHPAPPVDAPQHLYQHLGAVDYLMGATWELDEMVPEVKATSGDHIARHLRALGVRTVCVIDDFACTVRSEDLDLDVGRFPAALSDSPGARAAFAGALAYRLLSARRPAQEQDYVWATAAMVATQSFGDIPGAMPLAGEIDRLVRLGPEER; encoded by the coding sequence ATGGTCCAGCAGGACTCGGGCATGGTCGCCGTGCGCAACATCCTCACGCGCCTGTGCAAGCGGTCGGGTCTGAGCCCGGAACGGTTGCGCACCACCGAGATCGACGTCGGACCGCTGCTGGATCTGCCCGCGGTACGCCGCCACGCCCACCGCACCGGCTTGTCCCCTGAGGAGGCGGTGCTGCCGGTGGTGCGCGATCTGGCCCGTCACCTGCCCGCGACCCACCGTCTGATCACCGATGCCGAATTGTCACTGGGCCTGTTGCGCGAGGACACGCCCGACGGTGTCGATCTGGATCGCCTCTACGCCCAGGATCTCGGCGAGCGCCGCGAATACCTGACCCAGCAGTGGCAGTTGCTGCACGAGGCCGCCGACGCCGACCACATCCCACCCGCACCGACGGTGCGGTCGTTGCGCGCAACCCCCGAACGTCGCGCCTTCAGCGCCCTGGCCGGGCTGTTGACCACCGGACCGGTGTTCGGCTCCCCCGTCGACGCCGGCATCACCGTCACCACCACGGACGCGCACGAGCCGGCGCCGGGTGTGCTGACGGTGATCGGCGACGCGGTCATCGACCACATCTACCGCGTCGACCACGTCCCGGCCGCGGGCACCTCCACCCGTGGCAGTTTCGAAGCTCATCCCGGCGGCAAGGGCCTCAACCGCGCGGTGGCCGCCGCCCGGCTGGGCCTGGATGTGCGGTTGGTGGCCGCCGTCGGTGACGACGAGGCGGGCCGGCAGATCCTGGATTATCTGCGCGCGGAGAACGTCGACACCGAACTGGTGAGCATCGTGCGCGACGCGGCCACCCCGGTGACCTCGGTGATGATCACCGCCACCGGTGTGGCCGCCAGCATCGGCTGCAAGGACGACCGCATCCGTCTCGGCGAACGCGAACTCACCGGCCCGGCCCTCAACGGCGCCCTGGCCGCCTCCGACGCCATCCTGCTGACCTTCGAGCAGCCTTTGCCGGTGATCGAGCAGGTGATGGCGCGGGTGCGGCGGATGCGGCCGCGGCCGCTGCTGATGGTGCATCCGGCGCCGCCGGTGGACGCGCCGCAGCATCTGTATCAGCATCTGGGGGCGGTCGATTACCTGATGGGCGCCACCTGGGAGCTGGATGAGATGGTGCCGGAGGTCAAGGCCACCTCCGGCGATCACATCGCCCGGCATCTGCGCGCGCTCGGGGTCCGAACCGTCTGTGTCATCGACGATTTCGCGTGCACGGTGCGGTCGGAGGATCTCGATCTCGACGTCGGCCGCTTCCCCGCCGCGCTCAGCGATTCCCCCGGAGCCCGGGCCGCATTCGCCGGGGCATTGGCGTATAGGCTCCTGTCGGCGCGCCGCCCGGCGCAGGAACAGGACTACGTCTGGGCGACCGCTGCGATGGTGGCGACCCAGTCCTTCGGTGACATCCCGGGCGCCATGCCGCTGGCAGGCGAGATCGACCGACTCGTCCGGCTCGGCCCGGAAGAGCGGTAA
- a CDS encoding GTP cyclohydrolase II translates to MTIVAVPTGDTGHRFTRGGRDIRVRVQEVAGGAGDGHVLVFGEPADNCLVRVHSRCLYGEALGSQDCDCGPELAKALDRIQDEGAGVLVYLEQEGRGCGLVAKAHGYRESERSGADTFTSYERLGLPADARTYTHAATSLLGLGLSRVRLLTNNPDKVAALTAAGIAVTAVPLATTPLSDRAAQYLEAKRQRRGHWIPTDTSSWESQAALLDRPEPQPHGRN, encoded by the coding sequence TTGACCATAGTTGCGGTACCGACCGGCGACACCGGTCACCGGTTCACCCGCGGCGGGCGCGATATCAGGGTCCGGGTCCAGGAAGTGGCAGGCGGCGCCGGCGACGGGCATGTGCTCGTCTTCGGCGAACCGGCCGACAACTGCCTGGTCCGGGTGCATTCGCGCTGCCTCTACGGCGAAGCACTCGGTTCCCAGGATTGCGATTGCGGCCCCGAACTGGCCAAGGCCCTCGACCGCATCCAGGACGAAGGCGCCGGTGTGCTGGTGTATCTGGAGCAGGAGGGCCGCGGCTGCGGACTGGTGGCCAAGGCGCACGGCTACCGCGAAAGCGAACGCTCCGGCGCCGACACCTTCACCAGCTATGAACGCCTCGGCCTGCCCGCCGACGCCCGCACCTACACCCACGCCGCGACCAGCCTGCTCGGATTGGGGTTGTCGCGGGTGCGGCTGCTGACCAACAACCCCGACAAGGTCGCCGCCCTCACCGCCGCCGGTATCGCGGTCACCGCGGTCCCGCTGGCCACCACCCCCCTCAGCGACCGGGCGGCGCAGTATCTGGAGGCCAAACGCCAGCGGCGCGGGCACTGGATCCCCACCGACACTTCCTCCTGGGAGTCGCAGGCGGCGCTGCTGGATCGGCCCGAACCCCAGCCGCACGGCCGGAACTAG
- a CDS encoding AMP-dependent synthetase/ligase → MTTTDIGYAHPSGTTVYTVPQAFQQTLTLRPDQVALRTVGGTQEITWREYGARVRALAAGLAGLGVGHGDTVGIMLTNRPEFNLIDTAALHLGATPFSIYNTSSSEQITHLFTNAANKVVVTEQKFLDTINGSGVPVEHLIVVDGPVTGALTLDDVEAAASADFDFDAAWQAVQPDDLATLIYTSGTTGPSKGVEITHRNVLAQVIALVNGPLTVGIDDRIVSYLPAAHVADRISAHAMNLLTGIQLTTVPDPREVAAALPDARPTVFFGVPRVWQKIKAGIEAKLAAETGVKKSLAEWAIATGVAAARADLAGTGRSLALRLQHPLADALVLSKLRAALGLDQLKVASSGAAPIPAETLEYFLGLGFTVSEVWGMSETTGVGTYTELDKPRPGTVGRPVDGLELRLDADGEVLVRGPIVTRGYRNMPDKTAEAFDDDGWLRTGDVGTLDADGYLRIVDRKKELIISEAGKNIPPSTIENSVKAASSLIGQVVAVGDAKPYIAALIVLDPDIAAVRAKELDATDTDIAGLAQRREILDEVLAAVQTGNKKLSRVEQIKRFTVLGTVWEPGGDELTPKMSLKRQPIAAKYASEIAALYADPVAEGVINVK, encoded by the coding sequence ATGACCACAACAGATATCGGCTACGCCCATCCCAGCGGCACCACCGTCTACACGGTGCCGCAAGCCTTCCAGCAGACCCTCACCCTGCGCCCCGATCAGGTCGCCTTGCGCACGGTCGGCGGCACCCAGGAGATCACCTGGCGCGAATACGGTGCGCGGGTGCGCGCGCTGGCCGCGGGTCTGGCCGGATTGGGCGTCGGGCACGGCGACACCGTCGGCATCATGCTCACCAACCGGCCCGAGTTCAATCTGATCGACACCGCGGCCCTGCATCTGGGCGCGACACCGTTCTCGATCTACAACACCAGCTCTTCCGAGCAGATCACCCACCTGTTCACCAACGCCGCGAACAAGGTGGTGGTCACCGAGCAGAAGTTCCTCGACACCATCAACGGCTCGGGTGTGCCGGTCGAGCATCTGATCGTCGTCGACGGCCCCGTCACCGGCGCGCTGACACTCGACGACGTGGAGGCCGCCGCGAGCGCGGACTTCGATTTCGACGCCGCCTGGCAGGCGGTGCAACCCGACGACCTGGCCACCCTGATCTACACCTCCGGCACCACCGGCCCGTCCAAAGGTGTGGAGATTACCCACCGCAATGTGCTCGCGCAGGTGATCGCGCTGGTCAACGGACCGCTCACGGTCGGCATCGATGACCGGATCGTGTCGTATCTGCCGGCTGCCCATGTCGCCGACCGCATTTCCGCGCACGCGATGAACCTGCTCACCGGCATCCAGCTCACCACCGTGCCCGATCCGCGCGAGGTCGCCGCCGCACTGCCCGATGCGCGTCCGACGGTGTTCTTCGGGGTGCCGCGGGTGTGGCAGAAGATCAAGGCCGGCATCGAAGCCAAGCTGGCCGCCGAGACCGGGGTGAAGAAGTCGCTGGCCGAGTGGGCCATCGCCACCGGGGTCGCCGCCGCCCGCGCCGATCTGGCCGGCACCGGCCGCTCGCTGGCGCTGCGCCTGCAACATCCGCTCGCGGACGCGCTGGTGCTGTCGAAGCTGCGGGCCGCACTCGGATTGGACCAGTTGAAGGTGGCCTCCTCGGGTGCGGCGCCGATTCCGGCGGAAACCCTCGAATACTTCCTCGGTCTCGGGTTCACCGTCTCGGAGGTGTGGGGCATGTCCGAGACCACTGGTGTAGGCACCTACACCGAGCTCGACAAGCCGCGCCCCGGCACGGTCGGGCGTCCGGTCGACGGGCTGGAGTTGCGGTTGGACGCCGACGGCGAGGTGCTGGTGCGCGGGCCGATCGTCACCCGCGGCTACCGCAATATGCCCGATAAGACCGCCGAGGCCTTCGATGACGACGGCTGGCTGCGCACCGGCGATGTCGGCACCCTCGACGCCGACGGCTACCTGCGCATCGTGGACCGCAAGAAGGAACTCATCATCAGCGAGGCGGGCAAGAACATCCCCCCCTCCACTATCGAGAACTCGGTAAAGGCGGCGTCGTCGCTGATCGGGCAGGTCGTGGCCGTGGGTGACGCCAAACCCTATATCGCGGCGCTGATCGTGCTCGATCCGGATATCGCGGCGGTGCGGGCCAAGGAACTCGACGCCACCGACACCGATATCGCCGGGCTGGCCCAGCGGCGCGAAATCCTCGACGAGGTGCTGGCCGCGGTGCAGACGGGCAACAAGAAACTATCGCGGGTGGAGCAGATCAAGCGCTTCACCGTGCTGGGCACGGTGTGGGAGCCGGGCGGGGACGAGTTGACCCCGAAGATGTCGTTGAAGCGGCAGCCGATCGCGGCGAAGTACGCCAGCGAGATCGCCGCCCTCTATGCCGATCCCGTCGCCGAGGGCGTGATCAACGTCAAGTAG
- a CDS encoding YbhB/YbcL family Raf kinase inhibitor-like protein, translating into MSHNPYDALPQVPTFTVTSDDVTDGQTFGNDQVSGVFGAGGKDVSPQLSWSGFPAETKSFAVTVFDPDAPTASGFWHWAVANIPASVTSLPAGAGSQGGELPTGAVQLRNDGGFAGFVGAAPPPGHGPHRYFIVVHAVDVDSLDIPADASPAFLGFNLFSHTLARATLVATYEQH; encoded by the coding sequence ATGAGCCACAACCCCTACGACGCTCTCCCGCAGGTACCGACGTTCACCGTCACCTCCGACGACGTGACCGACGGCCAAACCTTCGGCAACGACCAGGTCAGCGGCGTGTTCGGCGCCGGCGGCAAAGACGTCTCACCGCAGCTGTCGTGGTCGGGATTCCCGGCCGAAACCAAGAGCTTCGCGGTGACGGTGTTCGACCCCGACGCTCCCACCGCCTCCGGTTTCTGGCACTGGGCCGTGGCGAACATCCCGGCGTCGGTGACCAGCCTGCCCGCCGGCGCGGGCAGCCAGGGTGGTGAACTGCCCACCGGGGCGGTGCAATTGCGCAACGATGGCGGGTTCGCCGGATTCGTCGGCGCCGCCCCGCCGCCGGGACACGGACCGCACCGCTACTTCATCGTCGTGCACGCCGTCGACGTCGACTCCCTCGACATCCCCGCCGACGCCAGCCCCGCCTTCCTCGGCTTCAACCTGTTCTCCCACACCCTCGCCCGCGCCACCCTGGTCGCCACCTACGAACAGCACTGA
- a CDS encoding M20/M25/M40 family metallo-hydrolase: protein MSATGGVPGSQQRSRAVSEVVELVSALIRFDTSNTGELATTQGEQECAEWVAEKLREVGYTTEYVESGAPGRGNVFARLPGADSSRGALLMHGHLDVVPARAEDWSVHPFSGAIRDGYVWGRGAVDMKDMVGMMLAVARQFKIEGTVPPRDLVFAFLADEENGGKWGSHWLVDNRPDLFEGITEAVGEVGGFSLTVPRPDGGERRLYLVETAEKGLGWMRLRAKARAGHGSFLHEDNAVTILAGAVARLGTHTFPLVVSDSVAEFLAAVSQESGLDFDPHGPDIEGTLAKLGSIARIIGATLRDTANPTMLEAGYKANVIPQTAEAVVDCRVVPGRQAAFEREVDELIGPDVEREWITKLDSYETTFDGHLVDAMNAAILAHDPQGRTVPYMLSGGTDAKAFARLGIRCFGFAPLRLPPELDFAALFHGVDERVPVDALEFGTQVLEHFLLHS, encoded by the coding sequence GTGTCGGCAACTGGCGGAGTACCGGGTTCACAGCAACGTTCGCGCGCGGTGTCGGAGGTGGTGGAGCTGGTCAGTGCGCTGATCCGGTTCGACACCTCCAATACCGGCGAGCTGGCCACCACCCAGGGTGAGCAGGAGTGCGCCGAGTGGGTGGCCGAGAAACTGCGCGAGGTCGGCTACACCACCGAATACGTCGAATCCGGGGCCCCCGGCCGCGGCAATGTGTTCGCCCGCCTGCCCGGCGCCGACTCCTCGCGGGGCGCGCTGCTCATGCACGGGCACCTGGACGTGGTGCCCGCACGCGCCGAGGACTGGAGTGTGCACCCGTTCTCCGGCGCGATCCGCGACGGCTACGTGTGGGGCCGCGGCGCGGTCGACATGAAAGACATGGTCGGGATGATGCTGGCGGTGGCGCGCCAGTTCAAGATCGAGGGCACCGTGCCGCCGCGCGACCTGGTGTTCGCGTTCCTCGCCGATGAGGAAAACGGCGGCAAATGGGGCTCGCACTGGCTGGTCGACAACCGGCCCGACCTGTTCGAGGGCATCACCGAAGCGGTGGGGGAGGTGGGTGGTTTCTCGCTGACGGTGCCGCGACCCGACGGCGGGGAACGGCGGCTGTATCTGGTGGAGACCGCCGAGAAGGGGCTGGGCTGGATGCGGTTGCGGGCCAAGGCCCGCGCCGGGCACGGCTCGTTCCTGCACGAGGACAACGCCGTCACCATCCTCGCCGGCGCCGTCGCCCGCCTGGGCACCCACACCTTCCCGCTGGTCGTCTCCGATTCGGTGGCCGAATTCCTGGCCGCGGTATCGCAGGAATCCGGGCTCGACTTCGACCCGCACGGCCCCGATATCGAAGGCACCCTCGCCAAACTGGGGTCGATCGCCCGCATCATCGGCGCCACCCTGCGCGACACCGCCAACCCGACGATGCTCGAGGCCGGCTACAAAGCCAACGTCATCCCGCAAACCGCCGAAGCCGTGGTGGACTGCCGGGTGGTGCCCGGCCGGCAGGCCGCCTTCGAACGCGAGGTCGACGAGCTGATCGGCCCGGACGTGGAACGGGAGTGGATCACCAAACTCGACTCCTACGAAACCACCTTCGACGGCCACCTCGTCGACGCCATGAACGCCGCCATCCTCGCCCACGACCCGCAGGGCCGCACCGTGCCCTACATGCTCTCCGGCGGCACCGACGCGAAAGCGTTCGCCCGCTTGGGAATCCGCTGCTTCGGTTTCGCGCCGCTGCGGCTGCCGCCGGAACTGGACTTCGCGGCGCTGTTCCACGGCGTCGACGAACGCGTCCCGGTCGACGCCCTCGAATTCGGCACCCAGGTGCTGGAACACTTCCTGCTGCACAGCTGA